A stretch of Candidatus Kryptoniota bacterium DNA encodes these proteins:
- a CDS encoding glycine--tRNA ligase, which produces MSKSETTLEKIVSLAKRRGFVFQSSEIYGGLNGCWDYGPLGVEMLNNVKRQWWKSMTYRENVEGLDASILMHPRVWEASGHVENFTDPMVDCKQCKARYRLDILFDELSLKKKKEVLREIDPERFGGQQKDEVIEEEFSKLVAVDQQAAKVVGKLACPNCGNKGTFTEARKFNLMFKTFVGPVEDSSSVVYLRPETAQGIFVNFQNVLSSSRQKLPFGIAQIGKAFRNEINTKNFLFRTREFEQMEMQFFVKPGTDDHWFGYWRSERMQWYIDLGMKKDQLQWHQHPKDKLAHYAKDAYDIEFLFPFGWGEIEGVHNRTNFDLSRHEEFSGKSMKYFDEESKEKFTPFVIETSSGASRSFMAFLTGSYNEEEAPTADGKMEMRTVLKLHPKLAPIKAAIFPLVNRDNMPEIARKIEGDLRPSFRVFYDDSGAVGRRYRRQDETGTPFCITVDSQTLQDQSVTVRDRDSMQQERIGASSISDYLMKKLA; this is translated from the coding sequence TTGAGTAAGTCTGAAACGACTCTTGAGAAAATTGTATCTCTTGCAAAAAGGAGGGGATTCGTTTTCCAATCGAGCGAAATTTACGGCGGATTGAACGGGTGCTGGGATTATGGACCGCTTGGCGTCGAGATGCTGAATAACGTGAAGCGGCAGTGGTGGAAAAGCATGACTTACAGGGAGAATGTCGAGGGTTTGGACGCCTCCATTCTCATGCATCCTCGGGTGTGGGAAGCTTCTGGCCACGTGGAGAATTTTACCGATCCGATGGTGGATTGCAAGCAGTGCAAAGCGAGGTACCGACTCGACATACTCTTCGATGAGCTCTCTCTGAAGAAGAAAAAGGAAGTCCTCCGGGAAATCGATCCGGAGAGATTCGGGGGTCAGCAAAAAGACGAAGTCATCGAAGAGGAATTTTCAAAACTGGTGGCGGTCGATCAGCAGGCTGCGAAAGTTGTCGGTAAGCTCGCGTGTCCCAACTGTGGAAATAAGGGGACGTTTACAGAGGCGAGGAAGTTCAACCTAATGTTCAAGACATTCGTCGGCCCCGTGGAGGATTCCTCCTCCGTTGTCTATCTTCGTCCAGAGACAGCCCAGGGAATATTCGTGAATTTTCAGAACGTGTTAAGCTCTTCACGGCAAAAACTTCCGTTTGGCATCGCGCAGATCGGTAAGGCGTTTCGAAATGAAATCAATACGAAAAATTTTCTTTTTCGCACTCGTGAATTTGAACAAATGGAAATGCAGTTTTTCGTGAAGCCCGGAACGGACGATCACTGGTTCGGGTACTGGCGCTCCGAAAGGATGCAGTGGTACATAGACCTCGGCATGAAAAAAGATCAACTTCAATGGCACCAGCATCCGAAAGACAAGCTCGCTCATTATGCGAAAGACGCTTACGATATAGAGTTTCTTTTTCCTTTCGGTTGGGGCGAGATCGAAGGCGTTCATAACCGTACCAACTTTGACCTATCAAGGCATGAGGAGTTTTCGGGTAAATCGATGAAGTATTTCGACGAGGAGTCGAAGGAGAAATTCACGCCGTTCGTCATCGAGACGTCCTCCGGCGCCAGCAGATCTTTCATGGCATTTCTCACCGGGTCGTATAATGAGGAAGAAGCACCCACGGCAGACGGGAAAATGGAGATGCGGACTGTGCTCAAACTCCATCCGAAGCTTGCTCCCATAAAAGCGGCGATTTTTCCGCTGGTCAATCGCGACAACATGCCCGAGATCGCACGGAAGATTGAAGGTGATTTGCGTCCGAGCTTTCGAGTGTTTTACGACGACAGCGGAGCGGTTGGAAGACGATACCGCAGACAGGATGAGACTGGAACGCCCTTCTGCATAACTGTCGACTCACAGACGCTGCAGGACCAGAGTGTCACAGTACGCGACCGTGATTCAATGCAGCAGGAACGGATTGGCGCCTCGAGCATTTCAGATTACCTGATGAAGAAACTGGCCTGA
- a CDS encoding DUF4147 domain-containing protein: MNASALTAGQILREVVRTSIDAVRPVNLFRQNFVVVGEKLEAFGSSFNLASSRRIRCVAVGKCAEAMALEVAKVLGDRVSGMIATSIPNERKVEGFTFYLTGHPLPNEKSLEAGRSIRGFLESSAADDLVIFLISGGGSSAIFLPAEGMSLSDANTTVRVLFEHAVPITKVNLVRRHISALGGGKLAELVPRQEKLSLIISDVVGDNPRSIASGPTVEDDSNATDALDFILESGFDSQLPAAVLQSLKNQPSSLRIRRIEKNKVVIIGTNRDALSAAEKSTREIGVNVKIVSRYVDLEADVAGEMLVSYARSIVEEKEPISPPALLLFGGETTVSAISGHKGGRNQHLVLCALKRLCELSETRRELERVTVFSFGTDGKDGNSEAAGASGTLESIANVKGLRSEIENSIAAYESGVFFEKYGGVISTGRTDTNVMDIFGVIVV, from the coding sequence GTGAACGCGTCTGCTCTTACTGCAGGTCAGATTCTCCGGGAAGTTGTCCGGACCTCTATCGATGCTGTCAGGCCGGTGAATCTCTTTCGGCAGAATTTTGTGGTCGTGGGCGAGAAGCTCGAGGCATTCGGGAGTTCCTTCAATTTGGCAAGTAGTAGAAGAATCCGATGTGTAGCGGTAGGCAAGTGTGCCGAGGCCATGGCTTTGGAGGTTGCAAAAGTTCTCGGGGATCGTGTGAGTGGCATGATCGCTACATCTATCCCTAATGAGAGGAAGGTTGAGGGTTTCACTTTTTATTTAACTGGACATCCACTCCCTAACGAAAAAAGTCTTGAGGCGGGGAGGTCGATCCGCGGGTTCCTGGAATCCAGCGCCGCGGATGATCTCGTAATCTTCCTGATCTCCGGCGGCGGCAGCTCCGCAATCTTCCTTCCTGCAGAAGGAATGAGCTTGTCGGATGCGAACACAACTGTCAGAGTCCTCTTCGAACACGCTGTCCCGATTACAAAAGTGAACCTGGTTCGGAGGCATATCTCTGCGCTGGGAGGAGGAAAGTTAGCTGAACTCGTGCCGCGCCAGGAGAAATTGTCTTTGATAATCTCCGATGTCGTCGGCGACAATCCGCGCTCGATCGCAAGCGGTCCCACTGTCGAGGACGATTCGAACGCGACGGACGCCCTGGATTTTATTCTTGAAAGCGGATTTGATTCTCAGCTGCCTGCGGCGGTTTTGCAAAGTCTCAAGAATCAGCCTTCGTCATTAAGGATTCGCCGCATTGAGAAGAATAAAGTTGTTATTATCGGCACCAATCGAGACGCATTGAGTGCGGCGGAAAAGAGCACGCGGGAAATCGGAGTGAATGTAAAGATCGTCTCGCGATATGTAGATCTCGAAGCTGACGTTGCCGGCGAAATGCTTGTGTCATATGCGCGATCGATTGTGGAGGAGAAGGAGCCGATTTCACCTCCTGCACTTCTCCTTTTTGGGGGTGAGACGACTGTGAGTGCAATATCCGGACATAAAGGCGGGCGGAATCAACATTTGGTCTTATGTGCGCTTAAGAGATTGTGTGAACTCTCGGAAACCCGCAGGGAACTCGAACGGGTGACCGTGTTTTCTTTCGGCACCGACGGAAAAGATGGCAACAGCGAAGCGGCAGGGGCGAGCGGAACGTTGGAGTCCATCGCAAATGTCAAAGGCCTGCGCAGCGAAATCGAGAATTCTATTGCTGCTTATGAATCCGGTGTCTTCTTTGAGAAATACGGGGGTGTGATTTCGACTGGGAGGACCGATACGAACGTGATGGATATTTTCGGAGTCATCGTAGTATGA
- a CDS encoding DUF2461 family protein, with product MKADKTKKASRRTKLAVPTDPQEFNGFFKETFQFFSELYTHNSVTWFRKHREEYEKYLMNPARAFVTSIGPFVKFINPTFETEPKFNKTLVRLNRDMRFAKKPYKDFFLIRFGKTKWDSELFLYLDRDGMELGAFVNNEKTNGRRIFEDNLKLYTRPFELACRKYKIGSDYSAYELSKGTEQISEKFNAKADSGKFTGKDYIIFGMELKKSDPMIRSKELLALAMKTYNRLYPLYIFSTSDNPVADLESYSNRIGLLKISV from the coding sequence GTGAAAGCGGATAAGACGAAGAAGGCGTCGCGTAGGACCAAGCTCGCCGTGCCAACTGATCCACAGGAATTTAACGGATTCTTCAAAGAAACCTTCCAGTTCTTCTCAGAACTTTACACTCATAATTCAGTCACCTGGTTTCGCAAACACAGGGAAGAGTACGAAAAATATCTGATGAACCCGGCGCGAGCATTCGTAACCTCGATCGGTCCGTTCGTGAAGTTCATCAACCCGACGTTTGAGACTGAACCGAAGTTCAACAAGACCCTGGTCCGGCTTAATCGCGATATGCGCTTCGCGAAGAAACCATATAAAGATTTTTTCCTGATCAGGTTCGGAAAAACGAAATGGGATTCGGAACTGTTTCTGTATTTGGACAGAGACGGCATGGAGCTCGGAGCTTTTGTTAATAACGAAAAGACGAACGGTCGAAGAATCTTCGAAGACAACTTGAAATTATACACCCGTCCTTTTGAGCTGGCCTGTAGGAAATACAAAATAGGTTCGGACTATTCAGCGTATGAGTTGAGTAAGGGGACCGAACAGATATCCGAGAAATTCAATGCGAAAGCCGATTCCGGAAAATTCACGGGAAAGGATTATATCATCTTTGGAATGGAACTGAAGAAATCGGATCCGATGATCCGGTCGAAAGAGCTCCTGGCGCTTGCCATGAAGACTTATAACAGACTTTACCCGCTTTATATTTTCTCCACATCAGATAATCCCGTCGCTGATCTCGAATCTTATTCGAACCGGATTGGGCTTCTGAAAATTTCCGTTTGA